From a single Sulfolobus sp. E5-1-F genomic region:
- a CDS encoding threonyl-tRNA synthetase editing domain-containing protein, protein MIILFIHASDFSFNVKEKAIKEPEEAKLKSIELKNVLVCFTTVEKGDDEEILNKAINDILDVYNKVKADSVVIYPYAHLSSNLANPDMAIKILESLENLLKDKVKVYRAPFGWYKAFSISCYGHPLSELSRRIKKSEELEKSEELKYCEKFGFPTSAESTFMRRAVIGYLRNLFQPLYESENNEIVSNGEMSVLYQNTESGRPLPCINENPRVIVVYGGVKELDFPKEIADSKNRIKIWWIKEGRTYVDVGRLVYYFILESIKKQPPTLPDWLNPIQVRLLPVKKDFLDFSTQVAERLRKEGIRVNIDDLDDSLGNKIRRAGTEWIPFVIIIGEREVKTNTLTVKIRVNNEQKSMSIEELVKEIKDEVKERQNLPLYYSLYRR, encoded by the coding sequence GTGATAATACTATTTATTCACGCCTCAGACTTCTCATTTAATGTAAAGGAGAAAGCTATTAAGGAACCAGAAGAGGCTAAATTGAAGTCAATAGAGTTGAAGAACGTTCTAGTGTGTTTTACTACAGTTGAGAAAGGTGATGATGAGGAGATTTTAAACAAGGCAATAAATGATATCTTAGATGTTTATAATAAGGTAAAAGCGGATTCCGTGGTTATTTACCCTTATGCCCACTTATCTTCTAACTTAGCAAATCCAGATATGGCGATAAAGATACTCGAATCGTTGGAGAACTTATTGAAGGACAAGGTAAAGGTTTATAGGGCACCATTTGGTTGGTATAAGGCTTTTTCTATATCTTGCTATGGTCATCCCTTAAGCGAGTTGTCAAGGAGAATAAAAAAGAGTGAGGAGTTAGAGAAGAGTGAGGAGTTGAAGTACTGTGAAAAGTTCGGATTTCCCACCTCTGCTGAAAGCACGTTCATGAGGAGAGCAGTAATAGGATATTTGAGAAACCTATTTCAACCACTTTATGAATCTGAGAATAATGAAATCGTAAGTAATGGCGAGATGAGCGTACTTTATCAAAATACAGAAAGCGGAAGACCTCTCCCATGTATCAATGAAAATCCTAGGGTAATAGTAGTTTATGGTGGTGTTAAGGAATTAGATTTTCCTAAAGAGATTGCTGATAGTAAAAATAGGATTAAGATCTGGTGGATAAAGGAGGGTAGGACTTATGTAGACGTTGGAAGATTGGTATATTACTTCATTTTAGAGTCGATTAAGAAACAGCCTCCTACTTTGCCAGATTGGCTTAATCCAATTCAGGTTAGACTCTTACCAGTTAAGAAGGACTTCTTAGATTTCTCAACACAAGTTGCAGAAAGGTTAAGAAAGGAGGGAATAAGAGTTAACATTGACGATTTGGATGATAGTTTAGGAAATAAGATAAGGAGAGCTGGGACTGAGTGGATACCTTTCGTTATAATTATAGGAGAAAGGGAAGTGAAGACTAATACGCTCACTGTAAAAATTAGAGTGAATAATGAGCAAAAGAGTATGAGTATCGAGGAGTTAGTTAAGGAGATAAAGGATGAGGTTAAGGAAAGGCAGAATTTACCACTTTATTATAGCCTCTATAGGCGATAA
- the mvk gene encoding mevalonate kinase produces the protein MIVEAKVPLKLTLFGEHAVVYDRPAIAMTISESLKVRVSESDKFLIISPSLNIRGVKLDLNEMKIESDEAKKVLRYVFEVLNYFGMKRPVKIEIDSTVEPSVGLGTSAAVIVGTVAAYSRYLGIELNKDEIAKISHDIELKVQGIASRMDTYTETYGGLIYFPPGGKGFERIDSDFKLTAGYIKRSMSTADVLWRVRKLKELNKEVFDSILDVIGEITNRARSLIFEQNYEELGLLMYVNHGLLFSLGVTSPETDEIVSRAKQLGIKGCKISGGGAGGSIICVKSNEAEVLLRSYNAKIVDSTLTKDGVNFSII, from the coding sequence ATGATAGTAGAAGCTAAGGTTCCGTTAAAGCTAACGTTATTTGGAGAGCACGCTGTAGTTTATGATAGGCCAGCCATTGCGATGACTATTTCAGAGAGCTTAAAGGTTAGAGTAAGTGAGAGTGATAAATTCCTAATTATATCGCCATCCCTTAATATAAGAGGGGTTAAGTTAGATCTAAATGAGATGAAAATTGAGAGTGATGAAGCGAAAAAAGTGCTTAGATACGTATTTGAGGTATTAAATTACTTTGGAATGAAGAGACCAGTAAAAATAGAAATAGATTCCACTGTTGAACCATCTGTTGGATTAGGTACTAGTGCTGCTGTTATTGTTGGTACTGTTGCTGCTTATTCCAGATATTTAGGAATTGAGTTAAACAAAGATGAAATAGCTAAAATTTCCCACGACATAGAGTTAAAGGTTCAAGGAATAGCAAGTAGAATGGATACCTATACTGAAACTTATGGTGGTTTAATTTATTTTCCACCGGGCGGAAAGGGATTTGAAAGGATAGATTCTGATTTTAAATTAACTGCTGGGTATATAAAGAGGAGTATGAGTACTGCTGATGTTTTATGGCGGGTTAGAAAACTCAAGGAATTAAACAAGGAAGTCTTCGATAGTATATTAGATGTAATAGGTGAGATAACTAATAGAGCTAGATCCTTAATATTTGAACAAAATTACGAGGAATTAGGACTCTTAATGTACGTAAATCACGGCTTATTGTTTTCTTTAGGGGTAACTTCCCCAGAAACTGATGAGATAGTTTCTAGAGCTAAACAATTGGGAATAAAAGGTTGTAAGATCAGTGGAGGAGGGGCTGGTGGTTCTATAATATGTGTAAAGTCCAATGAGGCTGAAGTTCTTTTAAGGAGTTACAACGCTAAGATAGTTGACTCAACCCTAACTAAAGATGGAGTCAATTTTTCGATAATATGA
- the glmS gene encoding glutamine--fructose-6-phosphate transaminase (isomerizing), with the protein MCGIIGVVSNRESNRLAELVVSCLNRLEYRGYDSVGVAALSNTNLEIRKAKGTVEEVVRKKNIKELSGYAFLGHTRWATHGGPTDYNAHPHTDCNNNIAVIHNGTIRNFKELRDELQALGHRFKSETDTEVIPHMMEEYMKRGVDTFQAFRSAIRGIQGSYAVLAVVKGERRIFFAKRDNPLVIGLGDEKTFIASDIPSFLPYTRKVIVISDGELGYITPNSVYIEDENGNPIDVTSRIKIIDWDASSASKEGYPHFMLKEIHESPIAVKDTISGLLSEIDKISEIAEEIRESSRIIVTAAGTSYHAGLYFSLLLARKGYTSIPLIASEYHNFRARKGDIVIAISQSGETLDVKMGIRKFKEEGAKIIALTNVIESDIARESHYKLYMRAGPEIGVAATKTFTSEIASLLFLYSLIEKESINYLEKVHETVRNVITETEGFAKKIGEELATKNNVYYLGRGLGVPLAMEGALKIKEIAYIHAEAYPAGESKHGPIALVENGFPIVFINDGELVDELEKNLQEMKARGGKTYSISVNKRLSFADTEILVNADEKVSSLVIAPIIQLIAYYASVKRGYDPDKPRNLAKTVTVE; encoded by the coding sequence GTGTGTGGAATTATAGGGGTTGTGTCGAATAGGGAAAGCAATAGACTAGCTGAACTAGTAGTATCATGCCTAAATAGACTAGAATACAGAGGCTATGATAGTGTTGGTGTTGCTGCGCTTTCAAATACAAATTTAGAGATAAGAAAGGCTAAGGGTACGGTTGAGGAAGTAGTAAGGAAGAAGAATATTAAAGAATTATCTGGTTACGCGTTTTTAGGACATACTAGATGGGCTACTCACGGTGGTCCTACTGACTATAATGCTCATCCCCATACAGATTGCAATAATAATATAGCGGTAATTCATAATGGAACTATAAGGAACTTTAAAGAACTAAGAGATGAGTTACAAGCTCTAGGACACAGGTTCAAGAGTGAGACTGATACTGAAGTAATACCTCATATGATGGAGGAATACATGAAAAGGGGTGTGGACACTTTTCAAGCATTTAGAAGTGCAATAAGGGGTATTCAAGGTAGTTATGCAGTTTTAGCAGTAGTTAAGGGGGAAAGGAGAATTTTCTTTGCGAAGAGAGATAATCCATTAGTAATAGGATTGGGAGACGAAAAGACGTTTATAGCTAGCGATATTCCTTCGTTTTTACCTTATACTCGAAAGGTTATAGTAATATCTGATGGAGAGCTAGGCTATATAACGCCAAATAGCGTTTATATAGAAGACGAAAACGGCAATCCAATAGACGTCACAAGTAGGATAAAGATAATAGATTGGGACGCATCATCAGCCTCCAAAGAAGGATACCCTCACTTTATGCTTAAGGAAATTCATGAAAGTCCGATAGCTGTTAAAGATACAATTTCTGGACTTTTAAGTGAAATTGATAAGATAAGTGAAATCGCTGAGGAAATAAGGGAATCCTCTAGAATAATAGTTACTGCTGCTGGAACAAGTTATCACGCTGGGTTATATTTCTCTTTATTACTTGCTAGAAAGGGGTATACGAGTATTCCATTAATTGCATCAGAATATCATAATTTTAGAGCCAGAAAAGGTGATATTGTAATTGCGATAAGTCAAAGTGGAGAAACTCTAGATGTAAAAATGGGAATTAGGAAATTTAAAGAGGAAGGGGCTAAAATAATCGCGTTAACAAATGTAATTGAGAGCGATATAGCTAGGGAAAGCCACTACAAACTATATATGAGAGCTGGACCAGAAATTGGAGTTGCGGCTACAAAAACTTTCACATCTGAAATAGCATCTTTACTCTTTTTGTATTCCCTAATAGAAAAAGAAAGCATAAATTATCTAGAAAAGGTCCACGAGACAGTGAGAAATGTAATAACTGAGACTGAAGGATTTGCTAAGAAAATTGGGGAGGAATTAGCTACTAAAAACAATGTTTATTATTTAGGAAGAGGACTTGGAGTACCTTTAGCAATGGAAGGGGCATTAAAGATAAAGGAAATAGCATACATTCACGCTGAAGCATATCCGGCTGGAGAAAGTAAACACGGACCAATAGCGTTAGTTGAAAATGGATTTCCAATAGTCTTTATAAATGATGGAGAACTGGTAGATGAATTGGAGAAGAATTTACAAGAGATGAAAGCGAGAGGTGGTAAGACTTATTCAATAAGTGTAAATAAAAGACTTAGCTTCGCAGATACTGAGATTCTGGTAAACGCTGATGAAAAGGTATCTTCACTTGTGATAGCTCCTATAATCCAATTAATAGCGTATTACGCTTCTGTTAAGAGGGGATATGATCCAGATAAGCCTAGAAACTTAGCCAAAACAGTCACGGTTGAGTAA
- a CDS encoding sugar phosphate nucleotidyltransferase, protein MKAIVLAGGKGEGLLPYTHKIQKEAITILGKAIINYTIDGLKKAGIKEFEIVVNEKGSQIEEEIEKLDVSFETIVQKRQGIDGAILDGMEKIDDDIFVLAFGDIIAPAEFYKSLMDTYIMTGRQAVIPLIPVSEGTETYGLVKIIDNKLKVVKESSTLALGGAYILPKPKDNFTSLLDYIDLLSSRDKLNYFIWSESWVDIGYPEDLLFALETLLRRKESVISDKAEISKNAIIGKGVIVEDNVTIEEYAVIKGPAYIGKNAYIGSFSLVRDYSSIEEGAKVGAYCEIAHSLIEPFAEVGSKSYLTYSIVGKRAKIGASVVTASYPAQSLSRPRFNKLGALISPEKVIKHGSVIEAGMKI, encoded by the coding sequence ATGAAGGCTATAGTGTTAGCTGGGGGAAAGGGAGAAGGACTATTGCCATACACTCATAAGATTCAGAAAGAGGCTATTACAATACTAGGTAAAGCGATAATAAATTACACAATAGATGGTCTAAAGAAAGCGGGTATAAAAGAGTTTGAGATAGTCGTAAACGAGAAGGGAAGCCAAATAGAAGAAGAGATAGAGAAGCTTGATGTATCCTTTGAGACTATAGTGCAAAAGAGACAAGGAATTGATGGAGCGATTCTAGATGGTATGGAAAAGATTGATGATGATATATTTGTGTTGGCATTTGGTGATATTATAGCCCCTGCGGAGTTCTACAAGAGCCTTATGGACACTTACATAATGACAGGTAGGCAAGCGGTTATACCTTTGATACCAGTAAGTGAGGGAACAGAAACTTACGGTTTGGTTAAAATCATTGACAATAAACTGAAGGTAGTTAAAGAAAGCTCAACTCTAGCATTAGGTGGAGCTTACATATTACCAAAACCAAAAGACAATTTCACTTCTCTTCTGGATTATATTGATCTTCTCTCTAGTAGAGATAAACTCAACTATTTTATTTGGTCGGAGAGTTGGGTTGACATAGGTTACCCAGAGGATTTACTATTTGCATTAGAAACGTTGCTGAGAAGAAAAGAGAGCGTGATATCAGATAAGGCTGAGATTTCGAAAAACGCAATAATAGGAAAAGGAGTTATTGTTGAAGATAATGTAACAATAGAAGAATATGCAGTGATTAAAGGTCCAGCTTATATTGGTAAGAACGCTTATATAGGATCATTTTCTTTAGTAAGAGATTATTCTTCCATAGAAGAAGGAGCAAAAGTGGGAGCTTACTGTGAAATTGCCCATTCTCTGATCGAACCCTTTGCTGAAGTGGGTTCTAAATCGTATTTGACTTACTCAATAGTGGGTAAAAGAGCTAAGATAGGTGCTTCTGTCGTAACTGCGAGTTATCCAGCACAATCACTAAGTAGACCTAGATTCAACAAACTAGGTGCTTTAATTTCACCAGAAAAAGTAATTAAACATGGAAGTGTAATAGAGGCCGGAATGAAGATTTAA
- a CDS encoding ornithine cyclodeaminase family protein, whose translation MIILTRKDLDELLNAEIAVNSVKEAFKLHYQKKINQPQRLVMSIKGNWWGLMPSATDYSFVTKIVNVIPDNKGRGLPSVQGVVILMSPDTGEVLAIIDGTILTAIRTAAASILSTEIAINSRNIGNLGIIGAGIEAYYHAKLALEYFRVQKIYISARKSHFELAKKVGGEATDLETLLKNSDIIFATTSSNVPVVLGKYLKDVFHISSIGAHTPDSREIDDDTIIKLKSYIVDSLEAVSKESGDYIIPKQRGLLENKIIREVGEIIDKGLKVEMPSLFKTVGIAAEDNVTAHMAYQEASKRGIGVNVSI comes from the coding sequence ATGATTATCTTAACAAGAAAAGATCTAGATGAACTGCTAAACGCCGAAATAGCTGTAAACTCAGTAAAAGAGGCATTCAAATTACATTACCAGAAGAAGATAAATCAACCACAACGTTTAGTAATGAGTATAAAGGGAAATTGGTGGGGTTTAATGCCCTCAGCAACTGACTATTCTTTCGTAACCAAAATAGTTAATGTTATACCGGATAATAAAGGAAGAGGTTTACCATCAGTTCAAGGTGTTGTAATATTGATGTCACCAGATACCGGAGAAGTATTAGCGATAATTGATGGAACAATACTAACTGCAATAAGAACAGCAGCAGCAAGTATATTATCAACTGAGATAGCCATTAATAGTAGAAATATTGGCAATTTGGGAATAATAGGTGCAGGAATTGAAGCATATTATCACGCTAAGTTAGCCTTAGAATACTTCCGAGTTCAGAAAATTTACATTTCTGCTAGAAAATCTCACTTCGAATTAGCTAAGAAAGTTGGTGGTGAGGCTACAGACTTAGAAACATTATTAAAGAATTCAGATATCATTTTCGCAACCACTTCATCAAATGTTCCAGTAGTATTAGGAAAATATCTAAAAGATGTATTTCATATATCAAGTATAGGTGCACATACCCCCGATTCAAGAGAGATAGACGACGATACCATAATAAAGTTAAAGAGTTATATTGTAGACTCATTAGAAGCAGTTTCTAAAGAAAGTGGCGATTACATTATTCCTAAACAAAGAGGATTATTGGAAAATAAGATAATAAGGGAAGTTGGTGAAATAATAGATAAGGGTTTAAAGGTAGAAATGCCATCGTTATTTAAAACTGTGGGAATTGCAGCTGAGGATAATGTAACTGCTCATATGGCTTATCAAGAAGCTTCAAAAAGAGGAATTGGGGTTAACGTTTCCATATAA
- a CDS encoding cob(I)yrinic acid a,c-diamide adenosyltransferase yields the protein MTIWYTGTGDKGKTKLPSVGEIWKDDDIVNAIGDLDELNASLGVISSLYPQLHEIIVRIQSDIFSLSSEIAGFDLNFDEDKTKWIEEQINNLSKDLPVLRNFILPGGHIAASFLHLARTVCRRSERSVVKLLRRNRAKDVHVKYLNRLSSLLFVLALYVNKQEKVQEIIWKR from the coding sequence ATGACGATCTGGTATACCGGAACTGGTGATAAGGGTAAGACTAAATTACCCTCAGTTGGTGAGATTTGGAAAGATGATGATATTGTAAATGCTATTGGAGACCTTGATGAATTAAATGCTAGTTTAGGTGTTATTTCATCTCTTTATCCGCAACTTCATGAAATTATAGTGAGAATTCAATCAGACATATTCTCACTCTCCTCAGAAATCGCTGGCTTTGACCTGAATTTCGACGAAGATAAGACAAAATGGATAGAAGAGCAGATCAATAATTTATCTAAGGATTTACCAGTGTTAAGAAATTTTATTCTACCTGGAGGACATATCGCAGCTTCCTTTCTTCATCTGGCTAGAACTGTATGCAGAAGGAGTGAGAGAAGTGTAGTAAAGCTACTAAGGAGAAATAGAGCTAAGGACGTTCATGTTAAATATCTTAATCGTCTATCCTCATTACTATTTGTTCTAGCGTTATATGTTAATAAGCAAGAGAAGGTGCAAGAGATTATATGGAAACGTTAA
- the xerA gene encoding site-specific tyrosine recombinase/integron integrase: MKLELGSPPESGDLYNAFINALVIAGAGNGTIKLYSTAVKDFLDFINKDPRKVTSEDLNKWITNLLNREGKVKGDELEKKRAKSVTIRYYIIAVRRFLKWLNVSVKPPIPKIRRKEVKALDETQVLRVLNACKRTKDKLIIRLLLDTGLRANELLSILVKDVGLENNMIRVRNTKSGEERVVFFTDETKQLLRKYIKGKKLDERLFDITYDALYRKLKRLGKKVGIDLRPHILRHTFATLSLKRGINVITLQKLLGHKDIKTTQIYTHLVLDDLRNEYLKAMSSSSSKTPL; the protein is encoded by the coding sequence GTGAAGCTTGAACTAGGTTCTCCACCAGAATCTGGAGATCTCTATAATGCTTTCATAAACGCGTTAGTTATCGCAGGGGCTGGAAATGGAACCATAAAACTTTATTCCACCGCAGTAAAGGACTTCTTGGATTTTATAAACAAGGATCCTAGAAAGGTTACCAGCGAGGATTTAAACAAATGGATTACAAACTTGTTAAACAGAGAGGGGAAGGTTAAAGGTGACGAGTTAGAGAAAAAAAGAGCCAAGAGCGTTACTATCAGATATTATATAATTGCAGTGAGGAGATTCCTTAAATGGCTTAACGTTTCTGTAAAACCGCCTATTCCTAAAATAAGGAGAAAGGAAGTTAAGGCTCTAGATGAAACACAAGTTCTGCGAGTGCTTAACGCATGCAAGAGAACTAAGGATAAATTGATAATAAGATTACTATTAGATACTGGTTTACGTGCAAATGAATTACTTTCAATTCTAGTAAAGGATGTTGGTTTGGAAAATAATATGATTAGAGTTAGAAATACTAAGAGTGGAGAGGAAAGAGTAGTTTTCTTTACCGATGAGACTAAACAACTGCTAAGAAAATATATTAAGGGAAAGAAGCTTGACGAAAGACTATTCGATATAACTTACGATGCTCTATATAGAAAGTTAAAGAGATTAGGCAAGAAGGTCGGAATTGATTTAAGACCACATATTTTAAGGCACACCTTCGCTACCTTATCGTTAAAAAGGGGAATTAATGTAATAACATTGCAAAAGCTATTGGGACATAAGGATATAAAAACAACCCAAATTTACACTCATCTAGTTTTAGACGACTTAAGGAATGAATACCTTAAGGCGATGTCAAGTTCTTCCAGTAAAACGCCACTTTAA
- a CDS encoding radical SAM/SPASM domain-containing protein: MNKDLKAIKWFISTQILKDPFNPAYATFKVTSRCNLRCTFCSPSYYSGELGEGSTERVKKIIDNLRDSSIVVLSFEGGEPTYRPDILDLLEYAHDGSFYVMLTTNGYRLKDENFLTKLADKIDFLHYSIDEYHWNLKELDNLCRFRQYGLKVNVQTVVTRYNLYKLEEKVRKVAECKYKILAMPAVDYPNSKVKLAPDPYEFYKVLYDLKRKYGSTLNNSWGFINAIIGKVPKRIVSYAITIYPNGDLPYPDDINGEIVGNLAEESLNKILQSKKVKDLQQKMLENQARFEYLHLQTASFNNIRDLASYVSEMLKWRFTGRT; this comes from the coding sequence ATGAATAAGGATTTAAAAGCCATAAAATGGTTTATTAGTACGCAAATTCTCAAAGATCCTTTCAATCCAGCATATGCAACCTTTAAGGTAACATCTAGATGTAATTTGAGGTGTACGTTCTGTTCTCCATCATATTACTCTGGAGAATTAGGAGAGGGAAGTACAGAAAGAGTGAAAAAGATAATAGACAATTTGAGGGATTCGTCAATAGTTGTTTTATCATTTGAAGGTGGAGAGCCCACTTATAGGCCAGACATTTTAGATCTTTTAGAATACGCACATGATGGTTCCTTTTACGTTATGCTTACAACTAATGGTTATAGGCTTAAAGATGAGAATTTTCTCACCAAATTAGCAGACAAGATAGACTTTTTGCATTACTCAATAGATGAATATCATTGGAATCTGAAGGAGTTAGACAATTTATGCCGATTTAGACAATACGGTCTTAAGGTTAACGTTCAAACTGTAGTTACTAGATATAATTTATACAAATTGGAAGAAAAAGTTAGAAAGGTAGCAGAGTGTAAATATAAGATACTTGCAATGCCCGCAGTAGATTATCCTAATTCAAAGGTAAAGTTAGCTCCAGATCCATATGAATTTTATAAAGTGCTATATGATCTCAAGCGAAAATATGGTTCTACGCTAAATAATTCGTGGGGATTCATAAATGCTATAATAGGCAAGGTACCCAAAAGGATAGTAAGTTATGCAATAACCATATATCCTAATGGTGACTTACCTTATCCAGATGATATAAATGGAGAGATAGTAGGAAATTTAGCCGAAGAATCATTAAATAAAATTTTGCAATCTAAAAAAGTTAAGGACTTACAACAGAAAATGCTAGAGAACCAAGCAAGATTTGAATACTTACATTTGCAAACTGCTTCATTTAATAATATTAGAGATCTAGCATCATATGTTAGTGAAATGTTAAAGTGGCGTTTTACTGGAAGAACTTGA
- a CDS encoding DapH/DapD/GlmU-related protein: MPIEEYLGKTPKVSQKAYIHPTSYIIGDVEIGDLTSIWHYVVIRGDNDKIRIGKESNVQENSTIHTDYGYPVEIGDKVTIGHNAVIHGAKVSSHVIVGMGAILLNGSQVGEYSIIGAGSVVTQGTVIPPYSVAVGVPAKVIKKLRENEITIIDENAEEYLKHTRRLLKL; the protein is encoded by the coding sequence ATGCCAATAGAAGAGTATTTAGGTAAAACCCCAAAGGTTTCTCAGAAAGCGTATATACATCCTACTTCTTATATTATAGGTGATGTAGAAATAGGTGATTTGACTAGTATATGGCACTATGTTGTGATTAGAGGAGATAATGATAAGATAAGGATTGGCAAAGAATCTAACGTGCAAGAGAATTCTACAATCCACACAGATTATGGATATCCAGTTGAAATTGGTGATAAAGTTACAATTGGTCATAACGCTGTTATTCATGGTGCTAAAGTTTCATCTCACGTTATTGTGGGAATGGGAGCAATATTACTTAATGGATCTCAAGTTGGAGAATACTCAATTATTGGAGCTGGATCCGTAGTTACTCAAGGTACTGTTATTCCTCCCTATAGCGTAGCAGTTGGAGTTCCTGCAAAGGTTATCAAGAAGTTAAGAGAGAATGAGATTACAATAATAGATGAGAACGCTGAAGAATATTTAAAGCATACAAGGAGGTTATTAAAATTATGA
- a CDS encoding RsmB/NOP family class I SAM-dependent RNA methyltransferase, producing MREVYGEYLNDFLDSIRKPNPRLYVRVNTLKTSVEKILEKLLHFKPDEDFKEAIYTEIRGPNEIEIHENKVIVDKKTAESVMLGANVYKPGLKRVLINDPKEKRVTVYSDNGFPVAEGKYYGINTDLVVEVTRSLYTSPKLADLPELKNGLVYVQGKASMYVAHLLDPQPNEKIVDMTAYPGGKLTHIYQLEPRVKLIGFDHTENKVKKLRDLVNKMGMRIEIYKADSRYLYEDYNIREIDKVIIDPPCSALGIRPKLYDKKTKQDILNFHKYQKQFLNSAYKILKKNGVVLYSTCTVTTWENEKVIDDPRFSVEYEIRFHPHIHEITGFFIAKLIKKG from the coding sequence TTGAGAGAAGTATATGGCGAATACTTAAACGACTTTTTGGATTCCATAAGGAAACCAAATCCTAGATTATACGTTAGGGTGAATACTCTAAAGACTTCTGTAGAAAAAATATTGGAAAAACTTCTACATTTTAAGCCAGACGAAGATTTCAAGGAGGCAATTTACACTGAGATAAGAGGGCCAAATGAAATTGAAATTCACGAAAATAAGGTAATTGTAGATAAGAAAACTGCTGAGAGCGTTATGTTAGGGGCTAACGTTTACAAACCGGGTTTGAAGAGAGTTTTGATTAATGATCCTAAAGAAAAAAGGGTTACAGTTTATAGTGATAATGGGTTTCCAGTAGCTGAGGGTAAATATTATGGTATAAATACTGATTTAGTAGTAGAGGTTACGAGATCCTTGTACACTTCCCCTAAATTAGCTGATTTGCCAGAGTTGAAAAACGGATTAGTATATGTTCAAGGTAAGGCATCAATGTATGTTGCTCATTTACTTGATCCACAGCCTAATGAGAAAATCGTAGATATGACTGCATACCCTGGTGGGAAGTTGACTCATATTTATCAGTTAGAGCCTAGAGTTAAGCTTATCGGTTTTGATCATACTGAGAATAAGGTAAAGAAATTGAGAGATTTAGTAAATAAAATGGGAATGAGAATAGAAATATACAAAGCAGATTCGAGATATCTTTACGAGGATTACAATATAAGAGAGATAGATAAAGTGATTATTGATCCCCCGTGTTCAGCATTAGGGATAAGACCTAAATTATACGATAAGAAGACTAAACAAGATATACTTAATTTTCATAAATATCAGAAGCAATTCCTAAATTCCGCTTATAAGATTTTAAAGAAAAATGGGGTAGTACTTTATTCTACTTGCACTGTAACAACATGGGAGAACGAGAAGGTTATAGATGATCCAAGATTTTCAGTAGAATATGAGATTAGATTTCATCCCCATATTCACGAAATTACCGGTTTTTTCATAGCTAAGCTAATAAAGAAAGGCTAA